From one Takifugu rubripes chromosome 14, fTakRub1.2, whole genome shotgun sequence genomic stretch:
- the LOC105418166 gene encoding uncharacterized protein, whose translation MQDTYGCINWNVKFLPIGETQVSQQQKMEKLQNMYQHSDANPKEVTCLMKSTFYTQRQHVNEGKSINCLREEWPFLFDELGMIVHFKGLTGIDIKETLTHNLDLKGKRLLNYLTTVCVHKSKRFHQTYARLQRMRGQQSGCSEDVKEMLLLLLSYFDEKEESMFFHVDDTCLAEEVELGQVPLTPTIIVCGQSCYSSTRYMLSLDRNLVNTNISSFVSALWLMFGSYYCFNIHYPSELASTLEFLQRCFFLINPEKGTKVENKNSKRRLNVNPRVLTLIQDLADHEWREG comes from the exons ATGCAGGACACTTATGGATGCATTAATTGGAATGTAAAATTCCTCCCCATTGGAGAAACTCAAGTGAGCCAGCAGcaaaagatggaaaaactccAGAATATGTACCAACACTCAGATGCCAATCCAAAGGAGGTAACATGTCTGATGAAGTCCACTTTTTACACACAGCGTCAACATGTAAACGAGGGAAAAAGTATCAATTGCCTTAGAGAGGAGTGGCCATTTTTGTTTGACGAACTTGGCATGATAGTCCACTTCAAAGGACTTACTGGTATTGACATCAAAGAGACATTGACACATAATTTGGATTTGAAGGGGAAAAGGCTTCTCAACTACTTGACCACAGTTTGTGTCCATAAGAGCAAGAGATTCCATCAAACTTATGCAAGGCTTCAGAGGATGCGGGGACAGCAGAGTGGCTGCTCAGAAGACGtgaaggagatgctgctgcttctgctcagctactttgatgagaaggaggagtcCATGTTCTTCCATGTAGATGATACATGTCTGGCAGAAGAGGTTGAGCTAGGGCAGGTGCCTCTGACACCCACTATTATTGTCTGTG GCCAGTCCTGCTATTCCTCAACAAGGTACATGCTGAGTCTGGATCGGAACcttgtcaacacaaacatctcttccTTCGTTTCTGCATTGTGGCTAATGTTTGGGAGCTACTACTGTTtcaacatccattatccatctgagctggcttctacactggagtttcttcaaag gtgttttttcttgataaacccagaaaaaggaaccaaagtagagaataaaaactcaaagcgTCGTCTCAACGTGAACCCTCGAGTTCTGACCCTGATACAGGATCTCGCTGATCATGAGTGGCGTGAAGGCTAA
- the cysltr1 gene encoding cysteinyl leukotriene receptor 1 produces MAHVNATNISQDHATVCPSIDDFRNQVYSTLYSVITVLGLAGNGLALAALSRPRRQSSSFYIYLVNLAVSDLLCVMMLPLRVVYYVKKGQWDYGDVVCRLTSYSLYVNLYCSIYLMTAMSISRFLAIVFPMKNMQLVKVKCARRVCVCIWLFVCLSTSPFLMNGQHVDTSTNKTKCFEPPQGQGLHKLLVLNYLSLVLGFALPFLVILLCYAAIIWTLLSRKYTVRQQQGIGTKAIRMIVVILLTFFICFMPYHVQRTVHLSFLSRVDTTCTERTTMQKSVVVTLTLAAANSCLDPLLYFFSSKSFRTCSSFAHQSRTDCTKQAT; encoded by the coding sequence ATGGCACACGTCAATGCGACCAACATCAGCCAGGACCATGCCACAGTCTGTCCCTCCATCGACGACTTCCGTAACCAGGTTTACTCCACCCTCTACTCCGTCATCACCGTGTTGGGCCTGGCTGGCAACGGCCTGGCCCTCGCGGCGCTCAGCAGGCCCCGGCGCCAGAGCTCGTCATTTTACATCTACTTGGTGAACCTGGCTGTGTCGGACCTGCTGTGCGTCATGATGCTGCCACTGCGAGTTGTCTACTACGTCAAGAAAGGCCAGTGGGATTATGGGGACGTGGTGTGTCGCCTGACCTCGTACTCCCTTTATGTAAACCTCTACTGCAGCATTTACTTAATGACCGCCATGTCCATCTCACGCTTCTTGGCCATCGTCTTCCCGATGAAGAACATGCAGCTGGTGAAGGTGAAGTGCGCTCgccgcgtgtgcgtgtgcatctggctgtttgtctgtcttTCAACCTCGCCGTTCCTCATGAATGGTCAGCATGTCGACACCAGCACGAATAAAACCAAGTGCTTTGAGCCCCCCCAGGGTCAGGGACTGCACAAGCTGCTTGTGTTGAACTACTTGTCTCTGGTTCTAGGCTTTGCTCTTCCCTTCCTGGTGATTCTGCTCTGTTATGCAGCCATAATCTGGACGCTGCTTTCTCGGAAATACACTGTAAGACAGCAGCAGGGCATCGGCACCAAAGCTATTCGAATGATTGTCGTTATTTTACTGACCTTCTTCATCTGCTTCATGCCGTATCACGTGCAGCGCACCGTccacctgagcttcctgtcCCGGGTGGACACCACATGCACGGAGCGAACCACCATGCAGAAGTCTGTGGTGGTGACGCTGACCCTGGCTGCCGCCAACTCGTGCTTAGATCCGCTGCTGTACTTTTTTTCTAGCAAGAGTTTCCGCACCTGCTCATCGTTCGCGCATCAGTCGCGGACCGATTGCACCAAGCAGGCTACTTAA